In the Wyeomyia smithii strain HCP4-BCI-WySm-NY-G18 chromosome 2, ASM2978416v1, whole genome shotgun sequence genome, one interval contains:
- the LOC129721466 gene encoding uncharacterized protein LOC129721466 gives MIYGTQVAVLTKYSRRSIREYEKQIVHGMASLCRASDSGQTAKSVNTLLQKRRITKKIRIYQMRWWGHVRRRERSHPLRVAARLQARHLRRCRPSFTWWDSIKHNMGLYENMTYQDWLQLAKEKGPYHLKLQELYEKQESDDSEWETDLDS, from the exons ATGATTTACGGGACTCAAGTGGCAGTTCTAACTAAATATAGTCGTCGTTCGATTCGGGAGTATGAGAAGCAGATCGTCCATGGAATGGCTAGCTTATGCCGTGCTTCAGATTCTGGACAGACGGCAAAGTCTGTAAACACCCTACTTCAAAAGAGACGAATCACCAAAAAAATACGGATTTACCAAATGCGATGGTGGGGTCACGTGCGAAGACGAGAGAGATCACACCCGCTTAGGGTAGCCGCTCGTCTACAAGCTAGACATTTACGGCGGTGCAGACCGTCCTTCACTTGGTGGGACAGTATCAAACATAACATGGGACTATACGAGAATATGACGTACCAGGATTGGTTACAATTGGCTAAGGAAAAAGGACCTTATCATCTAAAACTACAGGAGCTCTATGAAAAACAAGAATCGGATGATAGTGAATGGG AGACTGACCTAGACTCCTGA